From Callithrix jacchus isolate 240 chromosome 3, calJac240_pri, whole genome shotgun sequence, a single genomic window includes:
- the PDHA2 gene encoding pyruvate dehydrogenase E1 component subunit alpha, testis-specific form, mitochondrial — protein sequence MLAAFVSRVLRRIAQKSAHRVLVASCNYSNDATFEIKKCDLYLLEEGPPVTAVLTRAEGLKYYRMMLTVRHMELKADQLYKQKFIRGFCHLCDGQEACCVGLEAGIKPSDHVITSYRAHGICYTRGISVRSILAELTGRRGGCAKGKGGSMHMYTKNFYGGNGIVGAQGPLGTGIALACKYKGNDEICLTLYGDGAANQGQIAEAFNMAALWKLPCVFICENNLYGMGTSNVRAAASTDYYKRGSFIPGLKVDGMDILCVREATKFAGDYCRSGKGPIVMELQTYRYHGHSMSDPGVSYRTREEIQDMRSKRDPITLLQDRMVNSKLTTVEELKEIGAEVRKEIDDAAQFATTDPEPHLEELGHHIYSSDPSFEVRGANPWIRFKSIS from the coding sequence ATGCTGGCTGCTTTCGTCTCCCGTGTGTTGAGGCGTATTGCGCAGAAATCAGCTCACAGAGTGCTGGTGGCCTCCTGTAACTACTCAAATGATGCTACATTTGAAATTAAGAAATGTGATCTTTATCTGTTGGAAGAGGGTCCCCCTGTCACCGCAGTGCTCACCAGAGCGGAGGGGCTTAAATACTACAGAATGATGCTGACTGTTCGCCACATGGAATTGAAGGCAGATCAGCTGTACAAACAGAAATTCATTCGCGGTTTCTGTCACCTGTGCGATGGTCAGGAAGCTTGCTGCGTGGGCCTTGAGGCCGGCATAAAGCCCTCAGATCACGTCATCACATCCTATAGGGCTCATGGCATATGCTATACTCGGGGAATTTCTGTCCGATCTATTCTCGCAGAGCTGACAGGACGAAGAGGAGGTTGTGCTAAAGGAAAAGGAGGATCAATGCATATGTATACCAAGAACTTTTACGGGGGCAATGGTATCGTTGGCGCACAGGGTCCCCTGGGCACTGGCATTGCTCTGGCCTGCAAATATAAGGGAAATGATGAGATCTGTTTGACTTTATATGGGGATGGCGCTGCGAATCAGGGGCAGATAGCCGAAGCTTTCAATATGGCAGCTTTATGGAAATTACCTTGTGTTTTCATCTGTGAGAATAACCTATATGGAATGGGAACATCTAATGTGAGAGCAGCAGCCAGCACTGATTACTACAAGAGGGGCAGCTTTATTCCTGGGCTAAAGGTCGATGGAATGGATATTCTGTGTGTTCGTGAGGCAACAAAATTTGCAGGTGACTACTGTAGATCTGGAAAGGGACCCATAGTGATGGAGCTGCAGACCTACCGTTATCATGGACACAGTATGAGTGATCCTGGAGTGAGTTATCGTACACGAGAAGAAATTCAGGACATGAGAAGTAAGAGGGATCCTATAACGCTTCTCCAAGATAGAATGGTAAACAGCAAGCTCACTACTGtagaagaattaaaagaaattgggGCTGAGGTGAGGAAAGAAATTGATGATGCTGCCCAGTTTGCTACCACTGATCCTGAGCCACATTTGGAAGAGTTAGGCCATCACATCTACAGCAGTGATCCATCTTTTGAAGTTCGTGGTGCAAATCCATGGATCAGGTTTAAGTCCATCAGTTAA